Below is a genomic region from Leifsonia sp. Root112D2.
GCCGACCGCCGGCATACAGCGCCAGCCCCGGGATGCCGATGACCAGCAGTAGACCGCCGCCAGCCCGCAGGTCGCGCCCGGGTCTGCTGAAGTCCAGCCCAATGCGTCGGAACGCGCTGTGTCCGGGGCGCCAGAGCAGGTAGATGACGAGCGCCACAGCGAACAACTCGAAGAAGATGCCCAGAAACTGGTAGGTGAAATCGAGCCATTCATTGGTGCTTTGCGAGCCGTTGATTGTCGCCGACTGGTCCGACAGCGGAGCCTTCGCCGTGAGGCGCACGATGATCGAAATGATCGAATACACCGCGGATGCCCCGAGCGAGAGACCGAGAACTATCGCGATCTCCCACCACAACCGCGCCCGCGCCGCCCTGTCGTCGACAACGCGAGGCACGGCATCCGAACTATCGGTCATGGGGGAATCCTGCCATCTTTCACGCCCCGCTGAGAGGCCGCCGAACAATCTCAGGGGCGATGTGTTCTAGGGTCGAAGATGACGATGCGGCAGGCAGCACCCGCAGCACAACCCGGCCGCCGTTCATCGCACCACACTCCCGGCACCCACAGCACAGCACCCACAGCACGTTCGACGAGGAGACACGTGAGGCTCAGACGACTCGCCGTGTTCTCGTCGATGGTGGCGATCGCTGCCATCGCGCTCGCGGGATGCGCGGCACCGACACCACGCATCGTGGAAGGATCCCGCCTCACCATCGCCGTGCCCGGGCCGTTCACGAGCGCCAACAGCACGACCTCCCTCGGCACGAACACCGCCAACGAGGCGGTGGCCGAGCTCACCGCCAGCAGCTTCTCGCGCGAGAACGGCGTCGGCGCGTTGGTGAACAATGCTTCCTTCGGCAGCGTGCAGAAGGTCTCAGACAACCCGTTGAAGGTCAAATACACGCTCAGTGAGAAGGCCGTCTGGAGCGATGGGGTGGCCGTGGATGCCTCGGACCTGCTGCTCGCCTGGGCAGCAAACAGCGGTGCGCTCAACACCGTGGCCGCCAAACGCGACGCGGATGGCACTGTCACGAATCAGGACGCGCTGAACAAAGGCGTCTATTTCGACTCGAATGCGGCCGGCAGCGGCCTGAACCTGGTCACGCAGCTACCGAAGATCAGCGACGACAATCGCGCCATCACGCTCACCTTTACGCATCCGTTCGCCGATTGGGAGCGCGTCTTCCCCGAGCAGCTCATTGCCGCGCACGTGGTGATGCAGCACGCGATGCCCGCCCGAAAATACTCGGCGGATGCCGCGAAGCGCGCGCTGGTCACCGCGGTGCAGAACGACGATGCCGGCGCGCTCAATCCGGTCTCGATCTTCTGGAATCACGGCTTCGACATGACCAACCTGCCGAGCGATGGCTCGCTGCTGGTGTCGAGCGGTCCCTACGTGGTGACGGGGGCGAAAGAGAACGACTCGGTCACGCTCACCGCCAATGAACACTTCGCCGCGGGGCCGCTCCCGCGCGTGCAGACGATCACGCTGCGTCTCATCTCCGATCCGCTTGAGCGTGCAAAGGCCCTCGCCGCCGGTGACGTCGACATGATGACGGCGGATGCGACTGCGCCACTTCTCGCCGCGCTGCACGACGCGAAGAACGTGACCCTGCTGCACAGCCCGGCAAGCGCCTACGAACATCTCGACCTGTCATTCGCTTCGGGCGGCCCGTTCGATCCCAAGGCTTGGGGCGGCGATGCCTCCCGTGCGCGCAAGGCGCGCGAGGCCTTTTTGCTCACCGTGCCACGAGCCGCGATGCTCGACACTCTCGTCAAGCCGCTGCAGCCGAAGCCCGCCGTGCGTGATTCGTTCATGAGCGTGCCGGGTGCCGATGCATACGACGACATCGTCGACGGCAACGATTCGTCCAGGTACGCCGCCGTGAACCTGGTGCGTGCGCGCAGCCTGCTCGCGAGTATCGGTGCCACGAAGCCTCTTACCGTGCGGCTGCTGTATCCCGCGTCGGACGCGCTGCGCTCCGCCGAGTTCGCGCAGATCGTGGCGAGTGCCGCCCAGGCGGGATTCCGGGTGACGGATGCCTCGAGCGCTGGCTGGAAGCAGCGTCTGGGGGACTCCAGCTACGACGCCGCGCTCTTCGCCTGGGATGCGGGCGACGCGAGCGTGAACGCATCCGAATCGATCTTCGGCACCGACGGAGCCCGAAACCTCAACGCGTTCAGCAACCCGAACATGGATGCGCTGTTCGAGCAGCTCGATGCGGAGTACAGCGCCGACAAACGGAAGGCCCTCATGACGCAGGTGGAGAAGCAACTCTTCGACGATGCATACGGTCTTCCGCTCTACCAACTGCCCAGTGTGACGGCGGTCGACTCGACGGTGATTTCGGGAGTCGGGGCTCAACCGGCGCTGAGCATGCTGCTTGGCGAATACGCCGACTGGAAGCCGTCAGCGTCGTCCCCCGCGCCGCGATGACGTTTCGCGTGGCTGGGCTGAGTCTTCTTCAGATTTTTGCTCGAAGCGCTCGATTTGCTCATATGAGCAGCATCAGACGCAAGATTTCGCCATCTTAGTTACCAGTGTGTAACGTTTTGCAGCGTAGTTTTGCGAGAGGGCACGCACGTACTTAGTGTCTTCTTTATCGACTGCGGATGCGGCATTACAAGTGTCGAGCCCGTTTGCATAATCTCCC
It encodes:
- a CDS encoding ABC transporter substrate-binding protein — protein: MRLRRLAVFSSMVAIAAIALAGCAAPTPRIVEGSRLTIAVPGPFTSANSTTSLGTNTANEAVAELTASSFSRENGVGALVNNASFGSVQKVSDNPLKVKYTLSEKAVWSDGVAVDASDLLLAWAANSGALNTVAAKRDADGTVTNQDALNKGVYFDSNAAGSGLNLVTQLPKISDDNRAITLTFTHPFADWERVFPEQLIAAHVVMQHAMPARKYSADAAKRALVTAVQNDDAGALNPVSIFWNHGFDMTNLPSDGSLLVSSGPYVVTGAKENDSVTLTANEHFAAGPLPRVQTITLRLISDPLERAKALAAGDVDMMTADATAPLLAALHDAKNVTLLHSPASAYEHLDLSFASGGPFDPKAWGGDASRARKAREAFLLTVPRAAMLDTLVKPLQPKPAVRDSFMSVPGADAYDDIVDGNDSSRYAAVNLVRARSLLASIGATKPLTVRLLYPASDALRSAEFAQIVASAAQAGFRVTDASSAGWKQRLGDSSYDAALFAWDAGDASVNASESIFGTDGARNLNAFSNPNMDALFEQLDAEYSADKRKALMTQVEKQLFDDAYGLPLYQLPSVTAVDSTVISGVGAQPALSMLLGEYADWKPSASSPAPR
- a CDS encoding CPBP family intramembrane glutamic endopeptidase produces the protein MTDSSDAVPRVVDDRAARARLWWEIAIVLGLSLGASAVYSIISIIVRLTAKAPLSDQSATINGSQSTNEWLDFTYQFLGIFFELFAVALVIYLLWRPGHSAFRRIGLDFSRPGRDLRAGGGLLLVIGIPGLALYAGGRLLGITVAVVASPLDSHWWTIPILVFSALGAGLQEEIIMVGYLFTRLAQLGFSKWTMIVASAAVRGSYHLYQGIGPFFGNMAMGVVFGWCYTRWGRTMPLVITHTLLDVLSFVGYPLAVAWWPALFGAK